The Triticum aestivum cultivar Chinese Spring chromosome 3A, IWGSC CS RefSeq v2.1, whole genome shotgun sequence genome includes a region encoding these proteins:
- the LOC123058697 gene encoding UDP-glycosyltransferase 87A1-like yields MASSATGTRHVVAVPYPGRGHINPMLAVCRLLVAADGALTVTVVVTEEWHALLASAPTLPDRLRFAXXXXXXXXXXXXXXXDHAAFFEAVSVKMAEAVRQLLGRLVLELQPRPEGIVVDTYLTWGVAVGTRCRIPVCSLWTQPATFFLALYHLDLWPSGDEHERDEELSTKSMDQYVSCFSSVRMSDLMVFSRWKRHMKITAEAFVNVRKAQCLLLTSFHELEPRAINTTAELLPFPVYPIGPVHMQPNGNTGRIQDEEHRDWLDAQPEKSVMYVSFGSYASMPHSQFQEIAMGLLDAGVKFFWMARDKAPELREKCGDKGLAVPWCDQQEVLRHPSVGGFLSHCGWNSVLEAVCAGVPVIGFPVAWDQLVNARMVADEWKVGIDLREQRGEDGSVSRAAISDAARKLMDSDSAVGQEMRKRAAQLREVSRSAVREGGSSHRSLSGFLEDLAEGRLEVAESSH; encoded by the exons ATGGCCTCCTCAGCGACTGGGACTCGGCACGTCGTCGCGGTGCCGTACCCGGGCCGCGGCCACATCAACCCCATGCTCGCCGTGTGCCGCCTGCTCGTCGCCGCGGACGGCGCCCTCACCGTCACCGTCGTCGTCACCGAGGAGTGGCACGCGCTGCTGGCCTCCGCGCCCACGCTGCCGGACCGCCTGCGCTTCGC NNNNNNNNNNNNNNNNNNNNNNNNNNNNNNNNNNNNNNNNNNNNNNGACCACGCCGCCTTCTTCGAGGCAGTCAGCGTCAAGATGGCGGAGGCCGTCAGGCAGCTGCTCGGCCGGCTAGTGCTGGAGCTGCAGCCGAGGCCGGAGGGCATCGTGGTCGACACCTACCTGACATGGGGGGTTGCGGTGGGCACGCGGTGCCGGATACCGGTGTGCTCGCTGTGGACCCAGCCGGCCACCTTCTTCTTGGCGCTCTACCACCTAGACCTGTGGCCGTCGGGTGATGAACATGAGCGCGATGAAG AATTAAGCACCAAGTCCATGGATCAGTATGTGTCGTGCTTCTCATCAGTAAGAATGTCTGATCTCATGGTCTTCAGCCGATGGAAGCGGCACATGAAGATAACAGCGGAGGCGTTCGTGAACGTACGTAAAGCGCAGTGTCTCCTCCTCACCTCCTTCCACGAGCTTGAACCCCGTGCCATCAACACAACAGCAGAGCTACTTCCGTTCCCCGTATATCCAATCGGCCCTGTACACATGCAGCCGAACGGGAACACGGGCAGGATCCAGGACGAGGAGCACCGTGACTGGCTCGACGCGCAGCCAGAGAAGTCGGTGATGTACGTCTCGTTCGGCAGCTACGCTTCCATGCCGCACTCGCAGTTCCAAGAGATCGCCATGGGGCTGCTTGACGCTGGAGTCAAGTTCTTCTGGATGGCACGGGACAAGGCCCCTGAGCTGCGGGAGAAGTGCGGCGACAAGGGGCTGGCGGTGCCGTGGTGTGACCAGCAGGAGGTGCTGCGCCACCCCTCCGTCGGCGGCTTCCTCAGCCACTGCGGGTGGAACTCGGTGCTCGAGGCCGTGTGCGCCGGAGTGCCGGTGATTGGCTTCCCCGTCGCGTGGGATCAGCTGGTGAACGCCCGGATGGTCGCCGACGAATGGAAGGTCGGCATCGACCTGAGGGAGCAGAGGGGGGAGGATGGGTCTGTGAGCAGGGCCGCCATCTCGGATGCCGCGAGGAAGCTGATGGATTCGGATTCTGCTGTTGGCCAAGAGATGAGGAAAAGAGCCGCACAGCTGCGCGAGGTTTCCCGTAGCGCGGTCCGGGAAGGCGGCTCGTCGCATCGTTCGTTGAGCGGTTTCCTCGAGGATCTCGCCGAGGGAAGGTTGGAGGTGGCTGAAAGTTCTCATTGA